CTAACCAGGATCCTTGTCAAGAACGGGCTCATAACCAAAGAGCAGGCTGAGGCAATTATGCTGCGCAAAGACGAAGGCAGTCTCTCCGCCCTTGCCGCGCTCACGGAAATTCTTAAGACCAAAGGTCTTATCAGCGCCGATGATGCGGATAGAGTCTCCGGGAAGACCGCCCCCGGAGTTTCGGCCACGGAACTTGCTGCGTCGCCGGGCATGAAGAAAGAAGAGCGGGATAAGATGAAGGCGGAAATAAAGGATGAGGTGATTCAGGAGACCAACGCCAAAATGCAGGTCGCCGCAAATCCGGAGTGGACCAAGCGTATCCGCTTTGGCGGTGACATACGATTGCGATATAACGGGGACTATTTCCCAAAGGACAATGACGATATCATCAAACCCGATCTTTCAGGCATTATAAACTCGAAAAACGATCGCCACCGTATGCTCATCCGGGCCCGCCTGGAGGCCACGGCTCAGCCGGACGACCAGGTCGAAGTGGGGCTGCGTCTGTCCACCGGCAGCACTACAAACCCCGTTTCGACGAATCAAACCATGGGTACGTACTTTAGCCCTTACAGCGTGGTTTTCGACAGGGCCTATCTCAAATGGAAACCGATCCCATCATTTGCTCTTGTTGGTGGGAGATTTGAGAACCCATTTTTCCATTCCGACCTCGTCTGGGACCCGACCGTGGCTTTCGATGGCGTAGCGGCCACCTATAGGAAGGAACTTCCAAAGAAACTGCTCACCGGATTCGCCACGGTAGGCGCCTTCCCACTCCAGGAATTGGAGTTCCAGCAGGCAGACAAATGGCTTTTCGGAGGCCAAGTGGGCCTGGAAACTGACCCCACAGAGAACGTTTCCGGCAAGCTGGGTGTTGCCTACTACCATTACCGAAACGTACAGGGCGTTCCCAACGATCCGAGTAGCGCGGCGGGAGAAACCGACTTCTCTTCCCCCCTGTTTCAGCAGAAAGGAAACACCTGGTTCTATATCGACCCTCTCAATTCAACGAAGATAGGTCTTGCTTCCAAGTTCAAGGAACTCAACATCACCGGTACCCTCGATATCGGCTTCTGGAATCCGATCCACATTGTTCTGCTCGGGGATTATGTGAAGAATCTTGGCTTTGACCGAGAGGAAGTGGCCTTCCTTACGAGCCAGGATGTGAAAGAGCGCACCGAGGGATATCAGGCGGGTTTGGCCGTGGGACATCCGGAAGTCAGAGATTTCGGCAAGTGGAAAGTTTTTGGCTACTATCGCTATCTGGGCGATGATGCCATTTTGGACGCCTTCGCCGATTCCACCTTTCACCTTGGAGGTACGAACGCCAAGGGATGGATCCTCGGAGGTGATTTCGGTCTTCGCAAGAACATGTGGGCTTCGCTCAAGTGGGTGACAACGAACGAGATCTGGGGTCAGAGTTTCGGCATCGACTCATTCTTTCTTGATCTGAATTACAAGTTTTAGGAGGTGCGGTCATGAACAAGACCGAAGTCAAGCGTATAGCCTATATCGCGATTGCAGGGATCGCTGGACTCGGGATAGGGCTCGGCTGCGGTTTTTTGCAGGTAGCAAGCCATGATAGGACCTCACAAGCGAAAATCAAAGAGATGAACCAGCGACTGACCCAGACGCAGAAGAAGTACCAGCAGGAGATGACGCTAAAGGATGCCACGGAAGACGAAAAGCAGCAGGCGCAAGCTCAATTAGAGACCCTGACCAAAGACAAAGCACGTCTTGAGCTGGGGAACAAGGATTTGAAAGCAAAAGTCGAAGCGCTCGCGCTGCAAATAGATGCTTCGGACAAGAAACGCCTCACGCTACAGACCTCCTTAGACGCCGAAAAGAAGCAGGCGGCAGAGCGCATGGCCAAGGCCGAGGCCGAGCGTGACGCTTCGGAAAAAAGACAAAAGCAGACCTTTCAGACGTTGCAGGAGAGGGAAAGAGATCTCAAACAAAAGAGTCAAAAATACGATCAATGTGCGGACAACAATGCACGTCTTTATGTGATCAGCGCAGAACTTCTCAACCGGTACGCGAACAAAGGCGTGGTAACCACACTCTTCGAAAAAGAGCCCTTTACCAAGATCAAGAGGGTAGCGCTGGAGGAGCTCGTTCAGGATTACAAAGACAGGATTGACGAGCAGAAACTTAAGTCAAAATAGCACACGTAACGTGAAGATTCTTATTTTGTCAAACCCTGCAATTCTTTTCGAAAACAAGAGGGAATAAACATGAAATCAACGAAGACAATACTCGTTTTGGCGGCGGTTGTCAGTCTATGGGGGGGCTCCGTAGCCCTAAGCGCGGAAACGCGTCAAGCGCCTGAAAAATCTGCCGAGAAGAGATCTCAGGTCGTAAAGCCCGGCGTCGTTGCCGTAGTCAACGGGTCGGATATCGCCC
This genomic stretch from Syntrophorhabdaceae bacterium harbors:
- a CDS encoding putative porin, which encodes MIFKRRIRHNWVAPILFGLSVLVFVSGTYGQTPTEAKQPGLTESGATPSAGIEELTRILVKNGLITKEQAEAIMLRKDEGSLSALAALTEILKTKGLISADDADRVSGKTAPGVSATELAASPGMKKEERDKMKAEIKDEVIQETNAKMQVAANPEWTKRIRFGGDIRLRYNGDYFPKDNDDIIKPDLSGIINSKNDRHRMLIRARLEATAQPDDQVEVGLRLSTGSTTNPVSTNQTMGTYFSPYSVVFDRAYLKWKPIPSFALVGGRFENPFFHSDLVWDPTVAFDGVAATYRKELPKKLLTGFATVGAFPLQELEFQQADKWLFGGQVGLETDPTENVSGKLGVAYYHYRNVQGVPNDPSSAAGETDFSSPLFQQKGNTWFYIDPLNSTKIGLASKFKELNITGTLDIGFWNPIHIVLLGDYVKNLGFDREEVAFLTSQDVKERTEGYQAGLAVGHPEVRDFGKWKVFGYYRYLGDDAILDAFADSTFHLGGTNAKGWILGGDFGLRKNMWASLKWVTTNEIWGQSFGIDSFFLDLNYKF